A section of the Saccharomyces paradoxus strain CBS432 chromosome XII sequence genome encodes:
- the SKI2 gene encoding SKI complex RNA helicase subunit SKI2 (Ski complex component and RNA helicase~similar to YLR398C) yields the protein MSEGLSTSSIQELYQSLKKITNNAEVELFEDRITKLDFGSADEPEYANGIIKDRFLKPSNVLPWSLLDMVQDVPQMNSLDNRSDKLDYKELLQIPSPINRTSYQFKRTGLEGKISGYKEEVDLKEVANANASNSLSITRSINHNQNSVRGSTAQLPFTPGGIPMKSVKTGLEQNGSSAMANATKLLHKDGQGLFDIPEGMKRGIKPMDALAENEEQNGQLKELKQLNEIDNELDIRMETNEAKVKAEENSAKSLSEEIIEEATEETTASNADDAEIDELLPIGIDFSRTKPASKNVPVKKEWAHVVDLNHKIENFDELIPNPARSWPFELDTFQKEAVYHLEQGDSVFVAAHTSAGKTVVAEYAIAMAHRNMTKTIYTSPIKALSNQKFRDFKETFDDVDIGLITGDVQINPDANCLIMTTEILRSMLYRGADLIRDVEFVIFDEVHYVNDQDRGVVWEEVIIMLPQHVKFILLSATVPNTYEFANWIGRTKQKNIYVISTPKRPVPLEINIWAKKELIPVINQNSEFLEANFRKHKEILNGESAKGVPSKTDNGRGGSTARGGRGGSNTRGGRGGRGNSTRGGANRGGSRGAGAIGSNKRKFFTQDGPSKKTWPEIVNYLRKRELLPMVVFVFSKKRCEEYADWLEGINFCNNKEKSQIHMFIEKSITRLKKEDRDLPQILKTRSLLERGIAVHHGGLLPIVKELIEILFSKGFIKVLFATETFAMGLNLPTRTVIFSSIRKHDGNGLRELTPGEFTQMAGRAGRRGLDSTGTVIVMAYNSPLSITTFKEVTMGVPTRLQSQFRLTYNMILNLLRIEALRVEEMIKYSFSENAKETLQPEHEKQIKLLQEELQTIEYKSCEICDNDIERFLELMLAYKEATVNLMQEMVKSPSILHILKEGRLIAFRDSNDCLKLGFIFKVSLKDAICVIMTFTKPCRLPNGEPNHLIYFPKADGYRKRNFPKFQKTDFYMEEIPVTAIEVITKRKFAAPLGKVIKKDVAALNEFNTETNNILEGKTLREAINIEKQGLKIHQILLDRTNMRDDIFGLKSIKCPNLSEHIVPRYKAHVIEKKIEELYHLMSDQNLSLLPDYEKRLAVLKDTEFIDQNHNVLLKGRVACEINSGYELVLTELILDNFLGSFEPEEIVALLSVFVYEGKTREEESPIVTPRLAKGKQRIEEIYKKMLGVFNTHQIPLTQDEAEFLDRKRFAMMNVVYEWARGLSFKEIMEMSPEAEGTVVRVITWLDEICREVKTASIIIGNSTLHMKMSRAQELIKRDIVFAASLYL from the coding sequence ATGTCTGAAGGACTTAGTACTAGTTCCATACAGGAACTATATCAATCGTTAAAGAAGATCACTAACAATGCAGAGGTAGAGCTTTTCGAAGATCGTATTACCAAACTAGATTTTGGGAGCGCCGATGAACCAGAATATGCCAATGGTATCATAAAAGATAGATTTCTGAAACCTTCAAATGTTCTTCCTTGGAGCCTGTTGGACATGGTTCAAGATGTTCCACAAATGAATTCTTTAGACAATCGTTCTGATAAACTAGATTACAAGGAATTGCTCCAAATTCCTAGCCCAATTAATAGAACGTCATACCAGTTTAAAAGAACTGGGCTGGAAGGTAAAATCTCGGGCTATAAAGAAGAGGTTGATCTGAAGGAAGTTGCGAATGCCAATGCATCAAATTCCCTGTCAATTACTAGAAGTATTAACCATAATCAAAACTCAGTAAGAGGTTCCACAGCGCAATTGCCCTTTACACCTGGCGGAATTCCCATGAAATCTGTCAAGACAGGTTTGGAACAAAATGGGTCATCCGCAATGGCCAACGCCACCAAATTATTACACAAGGATGGCCAAGGTTTATTCGATATTCCAGAGGGTATGAAAAGAGGCATCAAACCGATGGACGCTCTAGCTGAAAATGAGGAACAAAACGGacaattgaaagaattgaagCAGCTAAATGAAATAGATAATGAACTGGACATAAGAATGGAAACTAACGAGGCAAAAGTAAAAGCGGAGGAAAATTCCGCTAAGTCTCTTTCTGAGGAAATTATAGAAGAAGCTACCGAAGAAACGACAGCCAGCAATGCTGATGATGCCGAAATCGATGAACTATTACCGATTGGGATAGATTTTAGTAGAACTAAACCGgcttcaaaaaatgttcCGGTAAAAAAGGAATGGGCTCATGTTGTTGATTTGAACCATAAGATTGAAAACTTCGATGAGTTAATTCCCAATCCTGCCAGATCTTGGCCTTTTGAATTGGATACTTTCCAAAAGGAAGCCGTTTACCATCTTGAACAAGGTGATTCTGTATTTGTGGCCGCCCACACATCTGCTGGTAAAACCGTTGTTGCAGAATACGCAATTGCCATGGCACACAGGAATATGACTAAAACTATCTATACATCACCTATTAAAGCCTTATCTAATCAGAAATTCCGAGACTTTAAGGAAACTTTTGACGATGTTGATATTGGATTAATTACCGGTGATGTACAAATTAATCCGGATGCTAATTGTTTGATTATGACGACCGAAATTTTAAGGTCGATGCTTTATAGAGGTGCCGATTTAATAAGAGATGTAGAGTTCGTCATTTTTGATGAGGTTCATTACGTTAATGATCAAGACCGTGGTGTTGTCTGGGAGGAGGTTATTATTATGCTTCCTCAGCATGTCaagtttattttattatctGCCACTGTTCCCAACACCTATGAGTTTGCTAATTGGATTGGAAGAACtaagcaaaaaaatatttatgttATTTCCACTCCAAAAAGACCTGTTCCGTtagaaataaatatatgGGCTAAAAAGGAATTGATACCGGTGATTAATCaaaattcagaattttTAGAAGCCAATTTCAGGAAACATAAAGAGATTTTAAACGGAGAGAGTGCAAAAGGAGTACCTTCAAAAACTGACAATGGGAGAGGTGGGTCCACAGCAAGAGGGGGCCGTGGTGGATCCAATACTCGAGGCGGAAGAGGGGGACGTGGCAATTCGACACGCGGAGGTGCTAACCGCGGAGGCTCAAGAGGTGCTGGCGCAATTGGCTCCAATAAGCGTAAGTTTTTCACTCAAGATGGTCCTTCTAAAAAAACATGGCCTGAGATTGTCAATTACTTAAGGAAAAGAGAACTGCTACCAATGGTTGTGTTCGTGTTTAGTAAAAAGAGGTGCGAAGAGTATGCCGACTGGCTAGAAGGAATTAACTTCTGCAACAATAAGGAAAAATCACAGATCCACATGTTCATTGAGAAGTCGATTACTcgtttgaagaaagaggACAGAGATTTACCCCAAATTCTTAAAACCAGATCATTACTTGAACGTGGTATAGCTGTTCATCATGGGGGGCTTTTGCCTATTGTCAAGGAGTTGATcgaaatattattttctaaGGGTTTTATCAAAGTTTTATTTGCTACGGAAACCTTTGCCATGGGTTTGAACCTTCCCACGAGAACAGTTATCTTTAGTAGCATCCGTAAACATGATGGTAACGGGTTGAGAGAATTGACACCAGGCGAATTTACCCAAATGGCTGGTAGAGCCGGTAGAAGGGGTTTGGATTCCACTGGTACGGTCATCGTGATGGCGTATAATAGTCCTTTGTCTATTACTACGTTCAAAGAAGTAACGATGGGTGTTCCGACAAGGTTACAGTCTCAGTTCAGGTTAACATATAATATGATTTTAAATCTTTTAAGAATTGAGGCGTTAagagttgaagaaatgatCAAGTATTCTTTTAGTGAGAATGCCAAAGAAACTTTACAACCTGAACACGAAAAACAAATCAAACTATTACAAGAGGAATTACAAACCATAGAGTACAAAAGCTGTGAAATTTGTGATAATGATATCGAAAGATTCTTGGAATTGATGCTAGCATATAAGGAGGCAACAGTAAATCTAATGCAAGAAATGGTTAAATCGCCTTCAATATTACATATTCTGAAAGAGGGAAGACTTATCGCCTTCAGGGACTCCAATGATTGTCTGAAATTAGGATTTATATTTAAAGTTTCTCTGAAGGATGCCATTTGTGTTATTATGACTTTCACAAAACCTTGTAGACTTCCAAATGGTGAACCAAATCATTTAATATACTTCCCAAAAGCGGATGGATACAGAAAAAGGAACTTCCCTAAATTCCAGAAGACTGATTTTTATATGGAAGAAATTCCCGTGACTGCTATTGAAGTGATCACCAAACGTAAGTTTGCTGCTCCATTAGGTAAAGTAATCAAAAAGGATGTTGCCGCTTTAAACGAGTTTAACACTGAAACGAATAACATTTTGGAAGGCAAGACACTAAGAGAAGCAATtaacattgaaaaacaaGGTTTAAAGATCCATCAAATACTGTTGGACCGTACAAATATGAGAGATGACATATTCGGACTAAAAAGCATTAAATGTCCCAATTTAAGCGAACATATTGTTCCAAGATACAAGGCGCATgtaattgaaaagaaaattgaagaattgtATCATTTGATGTCTGACCAAAACCTGAGCTTGCTGCCCGATTATGAAAAGAGGTTAGCCGTTCTGAAAGACACTGAATTTATCGACCAAAACCACAACGTGTTATTAAAAGGTAGAGTGGCATGTGAAATCAATTCCGGTTATGAGTTAGTTTTAACTGAATTAATTTTAGACAACTTCTTGGGGAGCTTTGAACCTGAAGAAATTGTGGCCTTATTATCAGTATTTGTTTATGAAGGAAAAACCAGGGAAGAAGAGTCCCCTATTGTCACACCACGGCTAGCTAAGGGTAAACAAAGAATTGAGgaaatttacaaaaaaatgcttgGTGTCTTTAATACGCATCAAATTCCATTAACTCAGGATGAAGCAGAGTTTTTGGACAGAAAGAGGTTTGCAATGATGAATGTTGTGTATGAATGGGCCCGTGGTTTGTCATTCAAAGAGATCATGGAAATGAGCCCCGAGGCTGAAGGAACTGTAGTCAGAGTTATTACATGGCTGGATGAAATCTGCCGTGAAGTTAAGACTGCttctattattattggtAATTCTACGTTGCATATGAAGATGAGCAGGGCTCAAGAGCTGATTAAGAGAGATATTGTTTTCGCCGCAAGTTTGTACCTATAG
- the BDF1 gene encoding chromatin-binding protein BDF1 (Protein involved in transcription initiation~similar to YLR399C), which yields MTDITPVQNDVDVNDSNVNGDVSSNLKRPMDQAQEVNGGSSNGLAEDETPANDELHLKKARLNGNAPISTPAQLAENGIEGATLAANEENGYIATAGGAEKEQHGLKKEGGEQGTKQEDADEDSKAKLPMEAPKEPAPAPPPEPDMNNLPQNPIPKHQQKHALLAIKAVKRLKDARPFLQPVDPVKLDIPFYFNYIKRPMDLSTIERKLNVGAYEVPEQITEDFNLMVNNSIRFNGPNAGISQMARNIQASFEKHMLNMPAKDAPPVITKGRRSSAQEDAPIVIRRAQTHNGRPKRTIHPPKSKDIYPYESKKPKSKRLQQAMKFCQGVLKELTAKKHASYNYPFLEPVDPVSMNLPTYFDYVKEPMDLGTIAKKLNDWEYQSMEDFERDVRLVFKNCYTFNPDGTIVNMMGHRLEEVFNSKWADRPNLDDYYSDEDSRNQADYDDYESEYSESDIDETIITNPAIQYLEEQLARMKVELQQLKKQELEKIRKERRLARGSKKRGKRSKGRSGSKTASSKGRRDKKNKLKTVVSYDMKRIITERINDLPTSKLEKAIDIIKKSMPNISEDDEVELDLDTLDNHTILTLYNTFFRQYESSSGASNGLDGTSGITRDTSSLSPTSAGSRKRRSKALSQEEQSRQIEKIKNKLAILDSASPLSQNGSPGQVRSTAHNGFSSSSDDDVSSESEEE from the coding sequence ATGACTGATATCACACCCGTGCAGAACGACGTGGATGTCAATGATAGTAATGTCAATGGCGACGTTTCCAGTAATCTAAAGAGGCCTATGGATCAGGCTCAGGAGGTGAACGGGGGTTCTTCTAATGGGCTCGCAGAGGACGAGACCCCCGCCAACGACGAATTGCATCTCAAAAAGGCCAGACTGAATGGAAACGCTCCAATATCTACGCCTGCTCAACTTGCAGAGAATGGTATTGAAGGCGCCACCTTGGCGGCTAATGAGGAAAATGGGTATATCGCCACCGCAGGTGGCGCAGAAAAGGAACAGCATGGgttaaagaaagaaggaggAGAGCAAGGTACCAAACAAGAGGATGCAGATGAAGATTCAAAAGCAAAACTTCCGATGGAGGCTCCAAAGGAACCTGCTCCTGCTCCTCCCCCAGAGCCTGATATGAACAATCTCCCTCAAAATCCAATACCAAAGCACCAACAGAAACATGCGTTACTAGCAATTAAAGCCGTTAAGCGCTTGAAGGATGCAAGACCCTTTCTACAACCTGTTGATCCAGTGAAGTTGGATATTCCGTTTTACTTCAACTACATAAAGAGGCCGATGGATTTGTCTACTATAGAGAGAAAGTTGAATGTAGGTGCATATGAAGTTCCGGAGCAAATCACGGAAGATTTCAATCTAATGGTCAACAACAGTATTAGGTTCAACGGCCCAAATGCAGGCATATCACAAATGGCAAGAAACATTCAGGCCTCTTTCGAAAAGCATATGCTGAATATGCCTGCCAAGGATGCTCCACCTGTGATAACCAAGGGACGGCGATCCAGTGCCCAAGAAGATGCCCCGATTGTAATTAGGCGAGCTCAAACTCATAATGGGAGGCCCAAAAGGACTATACACCCACCGAAATCAAAGGACATCTATCCTTATGAATCGAAGAAACCTAAGTCTAAAAGACTGCAGCAAGCAATGAAATTTTGTCAGGGAGTGCTAAAGGAATTGACGGCAAAGAAACACGCTTCTTACAACTACCCGTTTTTGGAACCGGTAGACCCAGTTTCTATGAATTTGCCGACTTATTTCGACTATGTCAAAGAGCCAATGGATTTGGGTACAATTgccaagaaattgaatgACTGGGAGTATCAGTCGATGGAAGATTTTGAGAGAGATGTGAGGTTGGTATTTAAAAACTGCTACACGTTTAATCCGGATGGCACAATCGTTAATATGATGGGTCATCGTCTAGAAGAAGTTTTCAACTCCAAATGGGCGGACAGACCTAATTTGGACGACTACTATTCCGATGAAGATTCGAGAAACCAAGCGGACTACGATGATTACGAATCTGAATACTCGGAGTCCGACATCGATGAAACTATAATCACAAATCCAGCTATACAGTATTTGGAAGAACAACTTGCAAGGATGAAAGTGGAATTGCAACAATTAAAAAAGCAAGAACTggagaaaataagaaaggAGAGGCGGTTAGCACGTGGATCAAAGAAACGTGGCAAAAGATCGAAGGGAAGGAGCGGCTCTAAGACCGCTTCTTCTAAAGGTAGGCGagataaaaagaataaactGAAGACAGTAGTATCGTACGATATGAAACGTATTATTACGGAGAGGATCAATGATTTACCAACTTCCAAACTGGAAAAAGCAATTGAcataataaagaaatccATGCCCAATATCTCTGAAGACGATGAAGTAGAACTTGACCTCGACACTTTGGATAATCACACCATCTTAACATTGTACAACACTTTCTTTAGACAGTATGAAAGTTCCTCCGGTGCTTCTAACGGGTTGGACGGTACTTCAGGTATTACTCGAGACACTTCGTCCTTGTCGCCTACGAGTGCGGGCAGCAGAAAGAGGAGATCAAAGGCATTAAGCCAAGAAGAGCAGAGTAGGcagatagaaaaaataaaaaataaactaGCTATCCTTGACAGTGCTTCACCCTTGAGCCAAAACGGCTCCCCAGGCCAAGTTCGAAGCACCGCACACAATGGGttttcctcatcttcaGATGACGATGTTAGTAGTGAAAGTGAAGAAGAGTGA